The following proteins are encoded in a genomic region of Candidatus Babeliaceae bacterium:
- the ftsY gene encoding signal recognition particle-docking protein FtsY — protein MFNSFKNILGTLYSNFKKSIGFLKNIQSLDQATLNQLEKTLLEADIGIETTRLIIKDLTTLPPQTSGEELARHMNAILEKILTQENYIPSDQIFLLVGINGSGKTTTAGKLAHYYRSLGKKVLLVAGDTFRAAATEQLNQWAQKTGADIVMGKENQDPASVIYVGCQEYLAKAYDILIIDTAGRLQTKVNLMKELEKIKRIIQQQLPDKKLSTLLVVDGILGQNSLIQAQLFHESTPLDGVVLTKMDGSAKGGIIFSITSLLHIPIAYISYGEKLEHLEPFNAHAFVESLLAD, from the coding sequence ATGTTTAACAGTTTCAAAAATATTCTCGGCACTCTTTATAGCAATTTTAAAAAAAGCATTGGATTTTTAAAAAACATTCAATCACTTGATCAAGCAACGCTGAATCAATTAGAAAAAACACTACTCGAAGCCGATATTGGGATAGAAACTACTCGTCTTATTATTAAGGATCTCACAACATTACCGCCCCAAACATCTGGGGAAGAGCTTGCGCGACACATGAATGCAATTTTAGAAAAGATTTTGACGCAAGAAAACTATATACCTTCTGACCAGATCTTTTTATTAGTGGGTATTAATGGGAGCGGCAAAACAACAACTGCAGGCAAGCTGGCTCATTATTATAGGTCGCTGGGCAAAAAAGTCTTACTTGTTGCCGGAGACACATTTAGAGCGGCCGCGACTGAACAACTCAATCAATGGGCTCAAAAAACTGGGGCTGACATTGTTATGGGTAAAGAAAATCAGGATCCTGCATCAGTTATTTATGTTGGATGCCAAGAATATCTTGCAAAAGCATATGATATTTTGATTATTGATACCGCCGGGCGCTTGCAAACAAAAGTTAACTTGATGAAAGAGTTAGAAAAAATTAAACGCATTATTCAGCAACAGCTTCCCGATAAAAAGCTTTCTACTTTATTGGTCGTGGATGGCATTCTTGGCCAAAATTCTTTAATTCAAGCACAATTATTTCATGAAAGCACACCGCTTGACGGCGTGGTTTTGACCAAAATGGATGGTAGCGCCAAAGGGGGCATTATTTTTTCAATCACTTCTCTTCTGCATATTCCTATTGCTTACATCTCATATGGCGAAAAGTTAGAACACTTAGAGCCTTTTAATGCCCACGCTTTTGTCGAATCTCTCTTAGCAGACTAA
- a CDS encoding FKBP-type peptidyl-prolyl cis-trans isomerase → MKRTAMIFFAATTTFLTSCDKLNKTEKNNTQQAQQERDTPMTHLRKKTDSGLEYEIIQEGAGESPAKGQHVTVHYTGWLDNNGQPGAKFDSSVDRGEPFTFIIGVGQVIQGWDEGVASMKVGEKRRLTIPSNLGYGARGAGRVIPPHATLIFDVELLKIS, encoded by the coding sequence ATGAAGCGCACGGCAATGATATTTTTTGCAGCAACAACAACTTTTTTAACCAGTTGTGATAAATTAAATAAAACAGAAAAAAACAATACTCAACAAGCGCAACAAGAAAGAGATACACCTATGACACATCTACGCAAAAAAACTGATTCTGGTTTGGAATATGAAATTATTCAAGAAGGCGCTGGCGAATCTCCTGCAAAAGGTCAACATGTTACCGTACATTATACCGGCTGGCTCGATAACAACGGACAACCAGGTGCTAAATTTGACAGCAGCGTTGATCGCGGAGAACCATTTACCTTTATTATAGGCGTTGGACAAGTAATTCAAGGATGGGATGAAGGAGTTGCTTCTATGAAAGTAGGCGAAAAACGCCGTTTAACTATTCCTTCCAATCTTGGTTACGGTGCACGCGGAGCCGGTCGCGTTATACCGCCGCATGCAACACTTATTTTTGACGTTGAACTACTTAAAATTTCTTAA
- a CDS encoding class I SAM-dependent methyltransferase: MTSNKPTAYGKLCSMFYDATKAYAPAPEVAFYASFIEKNPGRVLEAMSGSGRLQIPLIQRGYIVDGVDNSAIMLDRCRQRCAELNITPELYQQSLEHLSIPHTYATVTIAVGSFQLLVDRAQALQALKNIRAHMQDNGNLLIDIFVPDTDDDGSEALSTRIADIDLHTKIILTTRYTFDTQARRADALCTYELVIDDVVQEKEQELIQVTWYTDEELQQLLQEAGFTTVAFYDETFRASGPSRIIQAQAV, translated from the coding sequence ATGACATCCAACAAACCAACAGCCTATGGCAAACTGTGTAGTATGTTTTATGATGCAACAAAAGCATATGCACCAGCACCTGAAGTCGCCTTTTATGCGTCTTTTATAGAAAAAAATCCTGGCAGAGTGCTTGAGGCCATGTCTGGCTCTGGGCGACTACAAATTCCCCTCATACAACGCGGATATATTGTTGACGGCGTTGACAATTCAGCAATTATGCTTGATCGCTGCCGCCAACGTTGCGCAGAATTAAACATAACCCCAGAATTGTATCAACAATCACTTGAACACCTTTCTATACCACACACCTACGCAACCGTTACTATTGCCGTCGGATCATTTCAGTTACTTGTTGATCGCGCACAGGCATTACAAGCGCTCAAAAATATTCGAGCGCACATGCAAGATAATGGCAATCTGCTTATTGATATTTTTGTTCCGGATACTGATGATGATGGATCAGAAGCTCTATCAACACGAATAGCTGATATAGACCTGCACACAAAAATTATTTTAACAACGCGCTATACTTTTGATACACAAGCACGGCGAGCCGATGCGTTGTGCACGTATGAACTCGTTATTGATGATGTCGTGCAAGAAAAAGAACAAGAATTAATACAAGTGACATGGTATACCGATGAAGAGTTGCAGCAATTGCTACAAGAAGCCGGCTTTACTACGGTCGCTTTTTATGATGAAACTTTCCGCGCTTCTGGACCATCTCGCATTATTCAGGCACAAGCCGTATAA
- a CDS encoding DNA-3-methyladenine glycosylase I produces MKKRCFGDGIGKELYAKYHDTQWGVPLHDDQQLFEMLILEGAQAGLSWETILKRRAGYQKAFHDFDVNKVATMSDSDLEDLRKNPDIIRNRLKIYSVRKNAQVFLVIQQEFGSFDAYIWNFVNGVPIINRRQQAQDVPTCTHISDKISRDLKKRGMSFVGSTIIYAYMQAIGMINDHLATCWRYKSIDN; encoded by the coding sequence ATGAAAAAACGTTGCTTTGGCGATGGCATAGGTAAAGAATTGTATGCAAAGTATCATGATACTCAATGGGGTGTGCCTCTGCATGATGATCAACAACTCTTTGAAATGCTGATTCTTGAAGGAGCGCAAGCAGGATTAAGTTGGGAAACCATACTTAAGAGACGCGCCGGCTATCAAAAAGCTTTTCATGACTTTGATGTTAATAAAGTTGCAACTATGAGTGATAGTGATCTTGAAGATTTGCGCAAGAATCCTGATATTATTCGTAACCGATTAAAGATCTATAGCGTTAGAAAAAATGCGCAGGTTTTTTTGGTTATTCAGCAAGAATTCGGCTCTTTTGATGCGTATATATGGAATTTTGTTAATGGTGTGCCTATTATTAATCGCAGACAGCAAGCTCAAGACGTCCCAACTTGTACACATATAAGCGACAAGATATCTCGTGATTTAAAAAAACGAGGCATGAGCTTTGTTGGATCTACGATTATATATGCCTATATGCAAGCAATAGGCATGATTAATGATCATCTTGCAACGTGTTGGCGGTATAAAAGTATTGATAATTAG
- a CDS encoding cupin domain-containing protein — MNKKTFNQNIFDLALKNNFFRKEVVTGQHSQVVLMSIPVGDDIGEEVHKVDQTLIFVQGHGQAIVNGAISDVRAHDLVFVPAGAKHNFKNIGAEALKLFTIYAPAQHKPGALEKTKKEY; from the coding sequence ATGAATAAAAAAACTTTTAATCAAAATATTTTTGACTTGGCGCTTAAGAATAATTTTTTTAGAAAAGAGGTTGTGACGGGGCAACATAGTCAAGTTGTTCTCATGAGTATTCCTGTTGGCGATGATATCGGAGAAGAAGTTCACAAAGTTGATCAAACGTTAATTTTTGTACAGGGGCATGGTCAAGCGATTGTTAACGGTGCTATTTCTGATGTGCGTGCACATGATTTGGTATTTGTCCCTGCTGGTGCCAAGCATAATTTTAAAAATATAGGCGCAGAAGCTTTAAAGTTATTTACTATTTATGCGCCGGCACAGCATAAACCCGGCGCGCTTGAAAAGACAAAAAAGGAATACTAA
- a CDS encoding DUF2207 domain-containing protein, producing MNAKLLPLNFNGMKYTYIFIIVFSSMLLNTMHMYAYERIASFTSDITIARNGSIHVIETIRLNAEHKKIKRGIYRTFPTVYKKNAFFMAHMPFTVISVTRNGNPEPWVLVKQANGYRIDIGPDVEYLPLGEHTYTITYETKRQLGFFEYHDELYWNVNGAGWDFPIEQLTAIVHLPQSVAQRDIHVEAYTGAQGQKDTNYRVNVIGNSGQIEFYNTKPLRPKENLTIVVGFPKGIILEPVWYQQAWYFMSDNAILLLGLLCALLLLFWYIYLYNYYARLQKPGVVMPLFYPPDHMTPGHVGYIDQKKFTYRQFTADLVAAAVNGFITIEMKQATWLSRAAYIITQRENMPASALDSFPDLFKFLASHKSFIIGDAYNSEFTQFVNTYRTTLSEHFEKKYFIDRLSIIALPIVMSVAIGGLMLLLATHIAPLIIGLFILMYIIFYNILRLYTPEGRKLQNQIEGFKLFLTATEKDRIARVGTPPTKTPELYEHYLPYAIALGVEDQWESQFAPLFAQMVSEGHPYQPLWYIGSGRNHFASHAFASQLNSSLQSSITSSTQVPGSKSGFSSGSGGGGYSGGGGGGGGGGGR from the coding sequence ATGAACGCAAAGCTCCTACCATTGAATTTTAATGGCATGAAATATACGTATATTTTTATTATAGTATTCAGCAGCATGCTGCTGAATACTATGCACATGTATGCGTACGAGCGCATAGCATCTTTTACCAGTGATATAACTATTGCGCGTAATGGCTCTATACACGTTATTGAAACTATCCGACTAAATGCGGAACATAAAAAAATTAAGCGCGGCATATATCGTACATTTCCAACAGTCTACAAAAAAAACGCTTTCTTTATGGCGCATATGCCATTTACAGTAATCAGTGTTACACGTAATGGCAATCCTGAACCATGGGTACTTGTTAAGCAAGCAAATGGTTATCGAATAGATATTGGCCCCGATGTAGAATATCTGCCCTTAGGAGAACATACGTATACAATTACCTACGAAACTAAGAGGCAGCTTGGCTTTTTTGAATATCATGATGAACTCTATTGGAATGTAAATGGTGCCGGATGGGATTTTCCCATTGAACAACTTACAGCAATTGTGCATTTGCCACAGTCTGTTGCGCAACGCGATATACACGTAGAAGCGTATACGGGCGCCCAAGGACAAAAAGACACCAATTATCGAGTTAATGTTATAGGCAATAGCGGGCAGATAGAGTTTTATAACACCAAGCCACTACGTCCAAAAGAAAACCTAACAATCGTAGTTGGTTTCCCCAAGGGTATCATCCTAGAACCGGTATGGTATCAACAGGCGTGGTATTTTATGAGCGACAACGCGATACTATTACTCGGCTTGCTCTGCGCGCTACTCCTATTATTCTGGTATATATATTTGTATAACTATTATGCTCGGCTACAAAAACCTGGCGTGGTTATGCCTCTTTTTTATCCTCCAGATCATATGACGCCCGGCCACGTAGGCTACATTGATCAAAAAAAGTTTACCTATCGACAATTTACCGCTGATTTAGTCGCCGCTGCAGTGAATGGCTTTATAACTATTGAGATGAAACAGGCAACTTGGCTGAGCAGAGCCGCCTATATTATCACGCAGCGAGAAAATATGCCGGCAAGCGCTCTTGACAGCTTTCCTGACTTATTCAAATTTTTAGCTAGTCACAAAAGTTTTATTATTGGTGATGCATATAATTCAGAATTTACTCAATTTGTGAACACCTATCGCACTACATTATCAGAGCATTTTGAAAAAAAATATTTTATTGATCGACTCAGTATTATTGCCTTGCCAATAGTTATGTCAGTTGCAATAGGCGGACTCATGTTATTGCTTGCAACACATATAGCACCACTCATTATTGGCTTATTTATTCTTATGTACATAATCTTTTATAACATATTGCGACTGTATACGCCGGAAGGCAGAAAACTTCAAAATCAAATTGAAGGATTTAAGCTTTTTCTTACGGCAACAGAAAAAGATCGTATTGCACGCGTAGGAACGCCGCCAACTAAAACACCTGAGCTGTATGAGCACTATTTGCCCTATGCGATTGCACTAGGCGTCGAAGATCAATGGGAAAGCCAGTTTGCACCATTATTTGCTCAAATGGTATCTGAGGGGCATCCGTATCAGCCACTATGGTATATTGGGAGCGGTAGAAACCACTTTGCTTCACACGCCTTTGCGTCGCAATTAAATTCGTCACTGCAAAGTTCAATTACTTCATCTACACAAGTTCCTGGATCAAAATCAGGATTTTCTAGTGGTAGCGGTGGTGGTGGATATTCAGGAGGCGGAGGCGGTGGAGGCGGCGGCGGTGGCCGCTAA
- a CDS encoding LemA family protein, with protein sequence MNNILIIFLAVVGLVALIVFYGINIYNNLVRLSVQTDEGWSGIDVQLKRRYDLIPNLVAVVKQYGVHEKEIFQKVAELRSVAMGAHNIKESAVAEGELTRTLKTLFAVAENYPELKANQNFLDLQKQLATIEQEIQLSRRYYNATARDYNTVVHSFPAHVIASKYGFTKRDYFQLDEVHERKAPTIEF encoded by the coding sequence ATGAATAATATATTAATAATTTTTTTAGCTGTAGTGGGCTTAGTTGCTCTGATTGTTTTCTACGGGATTAATATCTACAATAATCTTGTTCGCTTATCAGTGCAGACTGATGAAGGCTGGAGCGGGATTGATGTGCAACTTAAACGTCGATATGACTTGATCCCCAATCTCGTTGCGGTAGTTAAGCAATATGGCGTTCATGAAAAAGAAATTTTTCAAAAGGTTGCCGAATTGCGATCAGTAGCAATGGGGGCTCATAACATAAAAGAATCAGCGGTTGCAGAAGGTGAATTAACGCGTACGCTTAAGACATTATTTGCGGTAGCAGAAAACTATCCTGAACTTAAAGCAAATCAAAACTTTCTTGATTTACAAAAGCAGCTTGCTACTATCGAGCAGGAAATACAACTATCACGACGCTATTATAATGCAACAGCACGCGATTATAACACAGTAGTTCACTCATTTCCGGCTCATGTAATCGCCTCAAAATATGGATTTACCAAAAGAGATTATTTTCAACTTGATGAAGTACATGAACGCAAAGCTCCTACCATTGAATTTTAA
- a CDS encoding M48 family metallopeptidase: MNFQVHFREKLYFWIMAFLSLLFYIILGCVAIMHIKFAMTACMWLALLIVFTTLGAITLLGDVQGNTVRVHEKQFPELFEILQNQSKILGLKNTPQMYIMHNGGFLNAFATKLFRRNYIVLYSEVLEAAYQEGMPVVEFIIGHELGHIKRKHVGGLKSLFITPAKLMPLLGNAYFRACEYTCDHIGYNLCPEGAQKGLLILATGKNLYKKIQVDELLADFDGNKGLVTWIAEIFATHPPLIKRIAKLRKPKYAYNMQTILTPTLENI, from the coding sequence ATGAATTTTCAAGTACACTTCAGGGAGAAACTATATTTTTGGATCATGGCTTTTTTAAGTCTATTATTTTATATAATTCTTGGTTGTGTTGCCATAATGCACATAAAATTCGCGATGACTGCTTGTATGTGGTTGGCGCTATTGATAGTTTTCACCACATTAGGCGCTATCACGCTACTGGGAGATGTACAAGGAAATACTGTACGCGTACATGAAAAACAATTTCCTGAACTGTTTGAAATCTTACAAAACCAATCAAAAATACTTGGATTAAAAAACACACCTCAGATGTATATTATGCACAATGGTGGCTTTTTAAATGCATTTGCTACAAAGTTATTCAGGCGAAATTACATAGTTCTTTATTCAGAAGTTTTAGAAGCTGCTTACCAAGAAGGAATGCCGGTAGTTGAATTTATTATTGGGCATGAATTGGGCCATATAAAAAGGAAACATGTTGGCGGGCTTAAATCGTTATTCATAACACCTGCAAAATTAATGCCATTATTGGGAAACGCTTACTTTCGTGCATGTGAATATACGTGTGATCATATCGGATATAATTTGTGCCCAGAAGGAGCTCAAAAAGGGCTTTTAATACTTGCTACTGGTAAAAATTTGTATAAAAAAATACAGGTCGATGAATTACTTGCTGATTTTGATGGTAACAAAGGGCTTGTCACATGGATTGCAGAAATTTTTGCAACACATCCTCCCCTCATTAAAAGAATAGCAAAACTGCGTAAACCAAAATATGCCTATAATATGCAAACAATACTTACGCCAACTTTAGAAAATATATAA
- a CDS encoding YncE family protein translates to MLVKSTVYVASFLLLSPAILCVVEPNTVIATINVGVTPAGLAITPDNRFAYVANNNNYSLAGGDTVSVLNLTNNTLAQTISDASFNEPYTVTINAAGTKAYVTNSNSTTITIIDIASNTVTGTIGGFDGPSGMVITPGGTFAYVNNYGGPGGVGSGNGTTVRVVNLNTNLIVGAPITVGQAPAALAITPDGSFVYVINYVDGNTGTGTISIIRTSDNTVVGTITGFSGPFAIAITPDGTRAYVTNFGSNNFAPIGTTVSVVDLNSNTIIATINLAIQPSGIAITPDGRLAYATNYNTLYAGPGFTNLTAGQGTVNIIDTATNTVIPPIIAVDQSPDAVAISSNGEYAYVSNYTSNTVSVIALQSFQISAQGCRIQNRYLTQIDLVNKLTWTVSGASLPVNYLIYRDAELTDLAGTVLATESFVFLDHNRQPNITYTYYIVGINGVGIASDPVAVTVTQNC, encoded by the coding sequence ATGTTAGTAAAATCAACAGTCTATGTGGCAAGTTTTTTATTGTTATCGCCTGCGATATTATGCGTAGTTGAGCCTAATACCGTCATTGCAACCATTAATGTGGGAGTTACTCCGGCTGGGCTTGCAATTACTCCCGATAATCGTTTTGCCTATGTAGCGAATAATAATAATTACTCGCTTGCAGGTGGAGATACGGTGAGCGTATTAAATCTCACAAATAATACGCTCGCGCAAACCATAAGTGATGCAAGTTTTAATGAGCCGTACACGGTCACTATTAATGCCGCCGGCACAAAAGCGTATGTGACCAATAGTAATAGCACAACAATAACCATTATAGATATAGCAAGTAATACTGTTACAGGTACGATTGGCGGTTTTGACGGTCCATCCGGTATGGTGATAACTCCTGGTGGTACGTTTGCATATGTTAATAACTATGGTGGTCCGGGTGGTGTTGGTAGCGGCAATGGGACAACCGTGCGTGTTGTTAATTTGAATACCAATCTTATTGTGGGGGCCCCAATTACGGTAGGGCAAGCTCCTGCCGCATTAGCAATAACGCCAGATGGCTCATTTGTATATGTTATTAACTATGTTGATGGTAATACAGGAACGGGCACCATAAGCATTATACGAACAAGTGATAATACCGTAGTTGGCACCATAACAGGTTTTTCCGGACCATTTGCCATTGCAATAACGCCTGATGGTACGCGTGCCTACGTGACTAATTTTGGTAGTAATAATTTTGCCCCTATCGGTACAACGGTTAGCGTGGTTGATCTCAATAGTAATACGATCATTGCAACAATTAATCTTGCGATTCAGCCTTCTGGTATTGCTATTACGCCCGATGGTCGCTTAGCATACGCCACCAATTACAATACTCTGTACGCTGGCCCAGGGTTTACCAATTTAACGGCGGGTCAAGGTACGGTGAATATTATTGATACGGCAACTAATACCGTAATTCCTCCAATAATAGCAGTTGACCAGTCGCCTGATGCAGTTGCAATATCATCCAATGGCGAATATGCGTATGTTTCTAACTATACGTCTAATACTGTCAGTGTTATAGCGTTGCAATCATTTCAGATATCTGCGCAGGGCTGTAGGATACAAAATAGATATTTAACTCAAATAGATCTTGTTAATAAATTAACGTGGACAGTATCGGGAGCATCGTTACCCGTGAATTATTTAATTTATCGCGATGCCGAATTAACTGATTTGGCCGGCACTGTTCTCGCCACAGAATCATTTGTATTTTTAGATCATAATCGACAACCAAATATTACTTATACGTATTATATTGTTGGGATTAATGGGGTGGGTATCGCATCAGATCCCGTTGCAGTAACAGTCACTCAAAATTGTTAG
- a CDS encoding HIT family protein — translation MQCLFCDVHMDKKRVIKEFTDCFVIEDAFPVSEGHILIISKEHVSDWFSASETLLANVIFALSEMKNFLQKKYNPQGYNIGVNCGESAGQTIMHLHVHLIPRYVNDIDDPRGGVRGVIPVRQKY, via the coding sequence ATGCAGTGTTTATTTTGTGATGTTCATATGGATAAAAAAAGAGTAATAAAAGAATTTACTGATTGCTTTGTTATTGAAGATGCATTTCCTGTATCAGAAGGGCATATACTGATTATATCAAAAGAGCATGTGTCTGATTGGTTTTCTGCTAGCGAAACACTTTTGGCAAACGTGATATTTGCTCTCTCTGAAATGAAAAATTTTCTTCAAAAAAAATACAATCCACAAGGATATAACATAGGTGTAAATTGTGGTGAATCAGCGGGTCAAACAATAATGCATCTGCATGTTCATCTTATTCCACGCTACGTAAATGATATAGATGATCCGCGTGGTGGCGTCAGAGGTGTCATTCCCGTTAGACAAAAATATTAA
- a CDS encoding nucleoside triphosphate pyrophosphohydrolase has product MIPKLVRNFIPKIIESQGQVPVYYQADDEEYWEKLMEKLIEEVHEFINSENNIEEIADILEVLDAIMLFKNISRDAVNQIKNKKAQSNGTFSDKIILSSIKDS; this is encoded by the coding sequence ATGATTCCTAAATTAGTAAGAAATTTTATCCCCAAAATTATTGAAAGCCAAGGTCAAGTGCCCGTTTATTACCAAGCCGATGATGAAGAATATTGGGAAAAACTTATGGAAAAGCTTATTGAAGAAGTGCATGAATTTATTAATTCAGAAAATAACATAGAAGAGATAGCTGATATTCTTGAAGTACTAGATGCTATCATGCTCTTCAAAAATATTTCACGTGATGCTGTTAATCAAATAAAAAATAAAAAAGCACAATCAAATGGCACATTCAGCGATAAAATTATATTATCTTCTATTAAAGATTCTTAA
- a CDS encoding aminotransferase class V-fold PLP-dependent enzyme: protein MMLREIYFDHASTSYPKPPHVLQEISYYLTEIGVSPGRSSYKRAIAAEEVIFNTRKLLAALLKAQYPHQIIFTLNATHALNIIIKGTLSHGDHVIITNYEHNAVVRPLESLKHKRAISYDIVESDILGNFNMDDFTKKIQKNTKLIIANHGSNVLGSTAPIELIGNVAKEHNVLFAVDGSQTTGLLDIDVNKCNIDFFAFTGHKSLLGPSGTGGFYIKKSDHVATLYEGGTGSNSISLIHPESLPTKFEAGTINYMGIAGLLGSLQYLSVNGIDALCKTKINITNYCLSRLLLIPEIIIYGAITEKLLPIISFNVKNILPQEISYRLDKEYNIMTRSGLQCAPLIHATLQTFPHGTVRVSFGYQNSYEQVDCFIYALKKIIYQHL from the coding sequence ATGATGTTGCGCGAAATATATTTTGATCACGCAAGCACGTCTTATCCAAAACCACCACATGTCCTACAAGAAATAAGTTATTATTTAACTGAAATCGGCGTAAGCCCTGGAAGATCGAGCTACAAAAGGGCTATAGCCGCAGAAGAAGTTATTTTTAATACGAGAAAATTATTAGCAGCATTACTAAAGGCACAATATCCACATCAAATAATATTTACCTTAAATGCTACCCATGCCTTGAATATAATCATTAAGGGTACATTATCACACGGAGATCATGTCATCATAACAAATTATGAACACAATGCAGTAGTACGACCACTTGAGTCGTTAAAGCATAAACGGGCAATCTCATATGATATAGTAGAATCAGATATTTTAGGCAATTTCAATATGGACGATTTTACAAAAAAAATACAAAAAAACACTAAATTAATTATCGCAAACCACGGATCGAATGTACTCGGCTCCACAGCTCCAATTGAGCTTATCGGCAATGTCGCCAAAGAACATAACGTTTTATTTGCCGTAGATGGTAGTCAAACTACTGGTCTGCTCGATATTGATGTAAACAAATGCAATATAGATTTTTTTGCATTTACCGGTCATAAATCATTATTGGGTCCATCAGGAACTGGTGGGTTTTATATAAAAAAATCAGACCATGTTGCAACACTCTATGAAGGTGGAACTGGTTCCAATTCAATATCATTAATTCATCCAGAATCATTGCCAACCAAATTTGAAGCGGGAACGATAAATTACATGGGCATAGCTGGTTTATTAGGATCGCTTCAGTACTTATCTGTCAATGGCATAGATGCATTATGTAAGACGAAAATAAACATTACAAATTATTGTTTAAGTCGCCTTCTGCTCATTCCAGAAATTATTATATATGGGGCAATAACAGAAAAACTGCTCCCCATTATTTCTTTCAATGTAAAAAATATCCTTCCCCAAGAAATATCTTATCGCTTAGACAAAGAATACAACATAATGACGAGAAGTGGATTGCAGTGCGCTCCTTTAATTCACGCTACATTACAAACATTCCCTCATGGAACAGTTCGAGTCAGTTTTGGCTATCAAAACTCTTATGAGCAAGTTGATTGCTTTATTTATGCATTAAAAAAAATAATTTACCAACATTTATAA
- a CDS encoding thymidylate synthase, protein MNNAKNNDFFRACLLLSLLLLFYNTVAIYNKILLSESINIVSDNVDELIIKAIKNITENGTYIQDNPKPCQQAYSVHYTLLNPLNRVHNLRNPVSKKYLCKELLAFFKGSLNVHDGLAQASSVWAGIANENDEIVSNYGYYVFHEKIPGTHNMTQYDWVIYHLSHNLDSRKALININQPYHKKLHVKDYPCTIGIQFFVQDDYLCCVVSSRSTDVYWGLPYNMGFFSFLTELVYVDLKERLDSEKAKKLKLGYVTMKTHFTQIYTRTRPQALQLFEHYKDYQGKYFTDMPRIDDAQETLRDIYNGTHNTTIMQWIYKNAQ, encoded by the coding sequence ATGAATAATGCAAAAAATAATGATTTTTTTAGAGCTTGCTTATTGTTGTCGCTCTTGCTTCTTTTTTATAACACAGTTGCTATTTATAATAAGATTCTTTTGTCTGAGTCAATTAATATTGTTAGCGACAATGTTGATGAATTAATTATAAAAGCTATTAAAAACATCACAGAAAATGGTACATATATTCAAGATAATCCCAAGCCATGTCAGCAAGCATATAGCGTACATTACACATTGCTCAATCCTTTAAATAGAGTTCATAATTTAAGAAACCCCGTGTCAAAAAAATATTTATGCAAAGAATTATTAGCGTTCTTTAAGGGAAGTTTAAATGTACATGATGGATTAGCTCAGGCATCGAGTGTATGGGCTGGTATTGCCAATGAAAATGATGAGATCGTATCAAACTATGGATATTATGTTTTTCATGAAAAAATACCAGGAACTCACAACATGACGCAATATGATTGGGTTATCTATCACTTATCACACAATTTAGATTCTAGAAAGGCATTAATAAATATTAATCAACCGTATCATAAAAAATTACATGTTAAAGATTATCCCTGTACTATTGGGATACAATTTTTTGTACAAGATGATTATTTATGCTGCGTTGTATCTTCACGAAGTACAGATGTTTACTGGGGATTGCCATATAACATGGGCTTCTTTTCTTTTTTAACGGAATTAGTGTATGTCGATCTCAAAGAGCGACTGGATAGTGAAAAAGCAAAAAAATTAAAATTGGGCTATGTGACCATGAAGACTCACTTTACGCAAATTTATACTAGAACACGACCGCAAGCCTTACAATTATTTGAACACTATAAAGATTATCAAGGAAAGTACTTTACTGACATGCCAAGAATAGATGATGCGCAAGAAACTTTGCGAGACATTTATAATGGCACTCACAACACTACAATTATGCAATGGATTTATAAAAATGCTCAATAA